A single region of the Roseivivax sp. THAF197b genome encodes:
- a CDS encoding gamma carbonic anhydrase family protein produces MTLYALDDLTPKLAEDAWVAPDANVIGDVTLEAGSSIWFCTTLRGDNEPIVVGAGSNVQENVVCHTDPGSPLIIGPGCTIGHKVMLHGCKIGENTLIGMGATILNGAKIGKNCLIGAGALITENKEIPDGSLAMGMPGKVVRELDEAAIEALRESARRYQANAARFRKGLRAL; encoded by the coding sequence ATGACGCTCTACGCGCTGGATGATTTGACGCCCAAGCTGGCGGAAGATGCCTGGGTCGCCCCCGATGCCAACGTGATCGGGGACGTGACGCTTGAGGCCGGGTCTTCGATCTGGTTCTGCACGACGCTGCGCGGCGACAATGAACCGATCGTGGTGGGCGCGGGCAGCAATGTGCAGGAAAACGTCGTCTGCCACACCGATCCCGGATCGCCGCTGATCATCGGGCCCGGCTGCACCATCGGTCACAAGGTCATGCTGCATGGCTGCAAGATCGGTGAAAACACCCTGATCGGCATGGGCGCCACGATCCTGAACGGCGCGAAGATCGGCAAGAATTGCCTGATCGGCGCGGGCGCGCTCATCACCGAGAACAAGGAAATCCCGGATGGCAGCCTTGCCATGGGCATGCCGGGCAAGGTGGTCCGCGAGCTTGACGAAGCCGCCATCGAAGCGTTGCGCGAGTCGGCCCGCCGCTACCAGGCCAATGCCGCCCGGTTCCGCAAGGGCCTGCGCGCGCTTTGA
- the gmk gene encoding guanylate kinase, whose product MQATRRGLLIILSSPSGAGKSTMARAMRHWDENIVFSVSATTRPPRKGEVDGEDYHFVSEAEFKRMVAEGEMLEHAHVFGNFYGSPKAAVSEAIESGRDVLFDIDWQGAQQIRNSALAPHTLSIFLLPPSIAELKRRLEGRGQDGPEIIEKRMLKSWDEISHWDGYDYVLVNKGQDETQAQLKSIVAASRLKRMQQPGLTEHVRNLQMEFEEGRT is encoded by the coding sequence ATGCAAGCGACGCGGCGCGGCCTTCTCATCATCCTTTCTTCGCCTTCGGGTGCGGGCAAATCCACCATGGCGCGGGCAATGCGCCACTGGGACGAGAATATCGTCTTCTCCGTCTCGGCCACGACGCGGCCACCCCGCAAGGGCGAGGTCGATGGCGAGGATTACCACTTCGTCTCGGAGGCCGAGTTCAAGCGCATGGTCGCCGAGGGCGAGATGCTGGAACACGCCCACGTCTTCGGCAATTTCTACGGCTCGCCCAAGGCTGCCGTCTCGGAGGCAATCGAGTCCGGGCGCGACGTCCTGTTCGACATCGACTGGCAGGGCGCGCAGCAGATCCGGAACTCCGCTCTCGCGCCCCACACGCTGTCGATCTTCCTGTTGCCGCCCTCCATCGCGGAGCTGAAGCGGCGGCTCGAGGGGCGCGGCCAGGACGGGCCGGAGATCATCGAAAAGCGCATGCTGAAAAGCTGGGACGAGATCAGCCATTGGGATGGCTATGACTACGTGCTGGTGAATAAAGGTCAGGACGAGACGCAAGCGCAGCTGAAATCCATCGTCGCGGCTTCGCGGCTGAAACGGATGCAGCAGCCGGGACTGACCGAGCATGTGCGCAATCTGCAGATGGAATTCGAGGAGGGACGGACATGA
- a CDS encoding YicC/YloC family endoribonuclease has translation MRQSMTGFAALEGAGHGFGWSWDIRSVNGKGLDLRMRVPDWIDGLEPALRKGLQARITRGSVSVNLKLAADGGAGKLGVNSDVLSDVLAAIGSVEAEARVQGVSLTAPSPTDILGLRGVMEDTQPVPDIDALRAALLADFETVLAAFVAARETEGQALRAILDGQLVRISELTEEAARRAEARRADQTERLRSQLARVTENVDGIDEARIAQELAMIAVKADVTEEIDRLRAHVEAARAMLEADGAVGRKLDFLMQEFNREANTLCSKAQSAPLTEVGLELKTLIDQMREQVQNVE, from the coding sequence ATGCGCCAGTCGATGACGGGATTTGCCGCACTCGAAGGGGCCGGACACGGTTTCGGCTGGAGTTGGGATATCCGGTCGGTGAACGGCAAGGGGCTCGATCTGCGGATGCGTGTCCCGGACTGGATCGACGGGCTGGAGCCTGCCTTGCGCAAGGGGCTGCAGGCGCGCATCACCCGGGGCTCCGTCTCGGTCAATCTGAAACTGGCCGCCGATGGCGGCGCCGGAAAACTTGGCGTCAATTCCGACGTGCTGAGCGACGTGCTGGCCGCAATCGGCAGCGTCGAGGCGGAGGCGCGGGTGCAGGGCGTCAGCCTCACGGCACCGTCGCCCACCGACATCCTGGGTCTGCGCGGCGTGATGGAAGACACCCAGCCCGTGCCGGATATCGACGCGCTGCGTGCCGCGCTGCTGGCGGATTTCGAGACGGTCCTCGCAGCCTTCGTGGCCGCGCGCGAGACCGAAGGCCAGGCGCTGCGCGCGATCCTCGATGGCCAATTGGTCCGCATTTCGGAGCTGACCGAAGAGGCTGCGCGCCGGGCCGAGGCGCGTAGGGCGGATCAGACGGAAAGGCTGCGGAGCCAGCTTGCGCGCGTGACCGAGAATGTCGACGGCATCGACGAGGCGCGGATCGCCCAGGAACTCGCGATGATCGCCGTCAAGGCCGACGTGACCGAGGAGATCGACCGCCTGCGCGCCCATGTCGAGGCAGCCCGCGCCATGCTGGAGGCCGACGGCGCTGTGGGCCGCAAGCTCGATTTCCTGATGCAGGAATTCAACCGTGAGGCCAATACGCTCTGCTCCAAGGCGCAATCGGCGCCCCTGACGGAAGTGGGTCTCGAATTGAAGACGCTCATCGACCAGATGCGCGAACAGGTTCAGAACGTGGAATAA
- a CDS encoding PAS domain-containing protein, with protein sequence MTGRDPHRKAPALSEIETYWQALSAEHGLVPPRNAVDPRGMDRALAHAFLIHHIAPGIGRLRVAGAHLNEVSGMEVAGMPLSALFTPDARDELSHGLKAVFDNPAILRLRLRSIAGWSRGPMSAEMVILPLTCEAGHVDRALGGLVTEGAIGRTPRRFGITDLQIEILRKRPERPAQPTRPKHFAEEPAPFTPRPPKRAPHLRVVVSND encoded by the coding sequence ATGACCGGACGCGATCCGCATCGCAAGGCGCCCGCCCTGTCGGAGATCGAAACCTATTGGCAGGCCCTGAGCGCTGAACATGGCCTCGTGCCGCCGCGAAACGCGGTCGACCCGCGTGGCATGGACCGCGCCCTCGCCCATGCGTTCCTGATCCATCATATCGCGCCCGGCATCGGACGGTTGCGTGTTGCGGGCGCCCATCTCAACGAGGTGTCGGGCATGGAAGTGGCGGGCATGCCGCTTTCGGCGCTCTTCACCCCGGATGCGCGCGACGAGCTGTCCCACGGATTGAAGGCGGTCTTCGACAACCCGGCGATCCTGCGGCTGCGCCTGCGCAGTATTGCGGGCTGGTCGCGCGGACCGATGAGTGCCGAGATGGTGATCCTCCCCCTGACCTGCGAAGCCGGTCACGTCGACCGCGCGCTGGGCGGCCTGGTCACGGAGGGCGCGATTGGCCGCACACCCCGGCGGTTCGGCATCACCGATCTGCAGATCGAGATCTTGCGCAAGCGGCCCGAGCGCCCCGCGCAGCCGACCCGCCCGAAACATTTCGCGGAAGAGCCCGCCCCTTTCACGCCGCGACCGCCAAAGCGCGCGCCGCATTTGCGGGTGGTCGTTTCAAACGACTGA
- a CDS encoding UTP--glucose-1-phosphate uridylyltransferase: protein MDRNPSAQTARVRTAIFPVAGLGTRFLPATKATPKELLPVLDTPLIQFAIDEARAAGIERMVFVSHPSKSAIERYVRADEELEATLRERGKARLADMLSDNALDESETQIRFVMQDEPLGLGHAVLCAKDHVLPGPVAVILPDDLILGEPGCLSEMIDAYDPQKAGHMVATMQVDEEAVSSYGVLDATGRDGALILAKGMVEKPAPEDAPSRQAVVGRYVLSGKIFDDLEGLPPGAGGEIQLTDAIAKAVDGEGLCGFRFTGTRYDCGSKAGMLSATLAVASEDTEYHAVVGRTVEAADVAVTAAE from the coding sequence ATGGATCGCAATCCGTCCGCCCAAACCGCGCGTGTCCGCACCGCAATCTTTCCCGTGGCGGGGTTGGGAACGCGGTTCTTGCCCGCGACCAAGGCCACGCCGAAGGAGCTGCTGCCGGTGCTCGATACGCCGCTGATCCAGTTCGCCATCGACGAGGCGCGGGCCGCCGGGATCGAACGCATGGTTTTCGTCAGCCATCCCTCCAAATCCGCGATCGAACGGTATGTCCGCGCCGATGAGGAGCTGGAAGCCACGCTGCGCGAGCGCGGCAAGGCGCGGCTTGCCGACATGCTGAGCGACAACGCGCTCGACGAATCCGAAACGCAGATCCGCTTCGTCATGCAGGACGAACCGCTGGGTCTGGGCCATGCGGTGCTGTGCGCAAAGGATCATGTCCTACCGGGGCCGGTGGCCGTGATCCTGCCGGACGATCTGATCCTGGGCGAGCCGGGATGCCTGTCCGAGATGATCGACGCCTATGACCCGCAGAAGGCGGGCCACATGGTTGCGACCATGCAGGTCGATGAAGAGGCGGTATCGTCTTACGGTGTGCTTGATGCGACGGGCCGGGACGGGGCGCTGATCCTCGCCAAGGGCATGGTTGAAAAGCCGGCCCCCGAGGATGCGCCCTCGCGTCAGGCGGTGGTCGGTCGTTATGTGCTGTCCGGCAAGATCTTCGACGACCTTGAGGGCCTGCCGCCGGGGGCCGGTGGCGAAATCCAGTTGACCGATGCCATCGCGAAAGCCGTGGACGGCGAAGGACTTTGCGGATTCCGCTTCACCGGCACGCGTTACGATTGCGGCTCGAAGGCGGGCATGCTGTCGGCGACGCTTGCTGTGGCGTCCGAGGATACGGAGTACCACGCGGTTGTCGGTCGCACGGTTGAAGCCGCGGACGTGGCGGTGACTGCGGCGGAGTGA
- a CDS encoding NAD(P)H-dependent glycerol-3-phosphate dehydrogenase: MDGNTLASRKSPRPEGMTTPRSAKPYRRIAVLGMGSWGTALASVAATTGCAVRLWGRRDALAKAINTERRNVDYLPDAPLPEGIEATTDLAYALADAEAVLLVTPSRTLRKMCGQIRAHLPKNVPLVLGCKGIEQGTGYLLSALVEEELPGHPVGALSGPTFAKETVLGHPSAATIAFEFSYKDRLAPQDSPAARMSVTMSSAAFRPYISDDLTGVEIGGAVKNVIAIACGMMTGAGFAENTRAALIARGMDEMKFLAEALGGRRETVTGLSGAGDLTLTCSSLTSRNMSLGHQLGQGIPRDQCFDGKKVVVEGEVNAISVVDLARRIGVTMPISEAVHAILHEGADLSSTFVELWSRPIESEPRALSIELDHPASRPASRKERT; encoded by the coding sequence ATGGACGGAAATACTCTGGCTTCTCGAAAATCCCCCCGCCCCGAAGGCATGACCACGCCGCGCTCGGCCAAACCCTATCGCCGCATTGCCGTCCTCGGCATGGGCAGTTGGGGCACGGCGCTTGCATCGGTTGCCGCAACAACGGGCTGCGCGGTCCGCCTCTGGGGACGGCGCGACGCGCTCGCAAAGGCCATCAACACCGAGCGACGCAACGTGGATTACCTGCCCGACGCGCCCCTGCCGGAGGGGATCGAGGCGACCACCGACCTTGCCTATGCGCTGGCCGATGCCGAGGCCGTGCTTCTGGTCACGCCGTCGCGTACCTTGCGCAAAATGTGCGGTCAGATCCGCGCGCACCTGCCGAAAAACGTGCCCTTGGTGCTGGGCTGCAAGGGGATCGAGCAAGGCACGGGCTACCTGCTTTCCGCCCTCGTGGAGGAAGAGCTGCCCGGTCATCCTGTCGGCGCGCTCTCCGGCCCGACCTTCGCGAAAGAGACGGTTCTCGGACACCCCTCCGCCGCGACCATCGCCTTCGAATTCAGCTACAAGGATCGCCTGGCGCCGCAGGACAGCCCCGCCGCGCGGATGTCGGTCACCATGTCCTCTGCCGCATTCCGGCCCTATATCTCGGACGATCTGACCGGGGTTGAAATCGGCGGCGCGGTCAAGAACGTCATCGCCATCGCCTGCGGGATGATGACCGGTGCGGGCTTTGCCGAGAATACCCGCGCGGCATTGATCGCGCGCGGCATGGACGAGATGAAGTTCCTCGCCGAAGCCCTTGGCGGAAGACGAGAAACCGTCACCGGCCTCTCCGGCGCGGGCGATCTGACGCTGACCTGCTCTTCGCTCACATCGCGGAACATGTCGCTTGGCCACCAACTGGGTCAGGGCATTCCGCGCGATCAGTGTTTCGATGGCAAGAAGGTGGTCGTCGAGGGCGAAGTCAACGCCATCTCGGTCGTCGATCTGGCACGTCGGATCGGCGTGACGATGCCCATCTCCGAGGCGGTGCATGCCATCCTGCATGAAGGCGCGGACCTGTCATCGACCTTCGTGGAGCTGTGGTCCCGCCCCATTGAAAGCGAGCCTCGCGCCTTGTCCATCGAACTTGATCATCCCGCATCCCGGCCCGCATCCCGAAAGGAGCGTACATGA
- a CDS encoding HAD family hydrolase: protein MTQPPPISTALHERRFVLATDLDGTFLGGSDADRKRLYDWIEAHRETIGLVFVTGRDPAFIRTLCDSGVPWPEYVIGDVGTTIAKVVDKDITPIAELEEEIASLWNDGGPAVRAALEGHPGLILQPTSFRYRVSYDLQPSDFDDSAKTLVTDLGHDWLISDNKYFDVLPRGVSKGPSLRRFVAHMNIPEKRVLAAGDTLNDASMLECGLPAVAVGGSEAALLDRVGHLDHVHKATAIGAGGILEAVGAMDLHPVPEGV, encoded by the coding sequence ATGACGCAACCGCCCCCCATCTCCACCGCTTTGCATGAGCGCCGCTTCGTTCTGGCCACCGATCTCGACGGCACGTTTCTGGGCGGATCGGACGCGGATCGGAAGCGCCTATACGACTGGATCGAAGCCCATCGCGAAACCATCGGCCTCGTTTTCGTCACCGGGCGCGATCCCGCCTTCATCCGCACGCTCTGCGACAGTGGCGTACCCTGGCCGGAATACGTGATCGGGGATGTCGGCACGACCATCGCCAAGGTCGTGGACAAGGACATCACGCCGATTGCAGAACTTGAAGAAGAGATCGCAAGCCTCTGGAATGATGGCGGTCCTGCCGTGCGGGCGGCCCTTGAGGGGCATCCCGGCCTCATCCTGCAGCCGACATCCTTCAGGTATCGGGTGAGCTATGATCTGCAACCCTCTGATTTTGATGACTCAGCAAAAACCCTGGTCACGGATCTGGGCCATGATTGGCTGATCTCCGACAACAAGTATTTCGACGTCCTGCCGCGCGGCGTCTCCAAGGGCCCGTCCCTGCGCCGCTTCGTGGCGCACATGAACATCCCCGAGAAGCGCGTCCTCGCGGCGGGCGACACGTTAAACGATGCCTCGATGCTGGAATGCGGCCTGCCCGCCGTCGCGGTCGGCGGCTCTGAGGCCGCTTTGCTCGACCGGGTCGGGCATCTCGATCACGTACACAAGGCCACCGCGATCGGCGCGGGCGGCATTCTGGAAGCAGTGGGCGCGATGGATCTCCATCCCGTCCCGGAGGGCGTTTGA
- the ggpS gene encoding glucosylglycerol-phosphate synthase — protein sequence MGSDLVIVYHRQPYEEVVENGKTVFRENKSPNGIVPTLKSFFGRVENAAWVAWKEAEDVTNPGFDRVIEIEDSFGKYTVSRLPLTAADVSSFYHVTSKEAFWPILHGFKDKYNYDPVDWGTFRKVNQAFAEAAAAEAAKNASVWVHDYNLWLVPGYLRQMRPDLRISFFHHTPFPAADIFNILPWRGEIVDSLLACDVVGFHIPRYASNFVSVVRSQYDVGDVPRVTVGDDFISEGSALSDRTQPVKIKTPDRDVLLGVTPVGVDTDYIADVTAREQTHKRAAEIREELGDAKLVLSVGRTDYTKGGAEQLLTFERFLEKHEDMRDKVRLLHVSVPANRNMTVYAEIQDEIEQIAGRINGRFGKFNSNPVSLISRAIPFENLVAYYRVADVAWITPLADGMNLVCKEFAAARDDEDGVLILSEFAGAAIELGSAVLTNPYSHKNMDHAIETALAMSPENRKSRMVELRRQVHTYNTARWAQDQLALLSPEDFGD from the coding sequence ATGGGCAGCGATCTTGTTATCGTCTATCACCGGCAACCCTATGAAGAGGTTGTGGAAAACGGCAAAACGGTTTTTCGGGAAAACAAGAGCCCGAACGGCATTGTACCCACGCTCAAAAGCTTCTTCGGACGCGTGGAGAACGCGGCCTGGGTGGCCTGGAAAGAAGCCGAGGACGTCACCAATCCCGGCTTTGATCGGGTCATCGAGATCGAGGACAGTTTCGGAAAATACACCGTCTCGCGCCTGCCTCTGACGGCGGCTGATGTCAGCAGCTTCTACCATGTCACCTCGAAAGAGGCGTTCTGGCCGATCCTGCACGGTTTCAAGGACAAGTATAATTACGACCCGGTCGATTGGGGCACGTTCCGCAAGGTGAACCAGGCCTTCGCGGAGGCCGCCGCGGCGGAAGCGGCCAAGAATGCCTCCGTCTGGGTGCATGATTACAACCTCTGGCTCGTGCCCGGCTACCTGCGCCAGATGCGCCCGGACCTGCGCATCTCCTTCTTTCACCACACGCCCTTCCCGGCCGCCGATATCTTCAACATCCTGCCTTGGCGGGGCGAGATCGTGGACAGCCTTCTGGCCTGCGACGTGGTGGGTTTCCACATCCCGCGCTATGCGTCGAATTTCGTGTCGGTCGTCCGCTCGCAATATGATGTGGGCGATGTGCCGCGCGTGACCGTCGGCGACGATTTCATCTCTGAGGGCTCGGCGCTGTCGGACCGCACGCAGCCCGTGAAGATCAAGACACCCGACCGCGATGTCCTGCTGGGCGTCACGCCCGTGGGGGTCGACACGGATTACATCGCGGATGTCACGGCGCGCGAACAGACCCACAAGCGGGCGGCGGAGATCCGGGAAGAGCTGGGCGATGCGAAACTGGTCCTGTCCGTCGGGCGCACCGATTACACCAAGGGTGGCGCGGAGCAGCTTCTGACCTTCGAGCGGTTCCTCGAAAAGCACGAAGACATGCGCGACAAGGTGCGGCTCTTGCACGTCTCGGTGCCCGCCAACCGCAACATGACGGTCTATGCGGAAATCCAGGACGAGATCGAACAGATCGCAGGCCGCATCAATGGCCGGTTCGGGAAGTTCAACTCGAACCCCGTCTCGCTGATCTCCCGCGCGATCCCGTTCGAGAACCTCGTCGCCTATTACAGGGTGGCCGATGTGGCCTGGATCACGCCGCTGGCCGATGGCATGAACCTCGTTTGTAAGGAATTCGCGGCGGCGCGGGATGACGAGGACGGCGTGCTGATCCTGTCGGAATTCGCGGGCGCCGCGATAGAGCTCGGCTCCGCGGTCCTGACCAATCCCTACAGCCACAAGAACATGGATCACGCCATCGAGACCGCGCTCGCCATGAGCCCGGAGAACCGCAAAAGCCGGATGGTGGAGCTGCGCCGACAGGTCCACACCTACAACACGGCGCGATGGGCGCAGGATCAGCTGGCCTTGCTGTCACCCGAAGATTTTGGCGACTGA
- a CDS encoding MFS transporter, which produces MMRRNVVRYPWFKAAQNLLFWQATWFLYFQQALTPAEAILLYAVYDVSATLLEVPSGVMSDRLGRRVTLVLSALSMAAGAALLGLGGEFALFVAGQALLGAGMAFASGTDSSFLYESLQANGEEASIEAEELRAWRFSFAALLVSAPLGGLAALWSLALPFWLSAAASGLALIIAARFVDPPRLRRDALHPQSQWGAIRQAFRDPVLVWIFVLAVLMYGYSHLPFIFGQPFIETALDRFGLSEDAPLVSGLITALMMAVSLLASLAAPRLRKAFGLAAVLLFAFGLQIALISTLALTGSLLAILALTLRMVPDAFSRPFLLAHIQPRLEGEGRATYLSIQSLVGRLAFAASLYLAAGGASGADAMPHNEIAMILGLYAAIGGVALIVLALTARRAGI; this is translated from the coding sequence ATGATGCGCCGGAACGTCGTGCGCTATCCGTGGTTCAAGGCGGCGCAGAACCTGCTCTTCTGGCAAGCCACCTGGTTTCTCTACTTCCAGCAGGCGCTGACCCCGGCAGAAGCGATCCTGCTCTATGCCGTCTACGATGTGTCGGCCACGCTTCTCGAAGTGCCCTCGGGCGTCATGTCCGACCGGTTGGGGCGGCGCGTCACGCTGGTTTTGTCCGCGCTGAGCATGGCCGCGGGGGCTGCCCTGCTGGGTCTGGGCGGCGAATTCGCGCTCTTCGTGGCGGGTCAGGCGCTTCTGGGCGCGGGCATGGCCTTCGCCTCCGGCACCGACAGCTCCTTCCTCTACGAGTCGCTGCAAGCGAACGGCGAGGAGGCCTCGATCGAGGCCGAGGAGCTGCGCGCCTGGCGCTTCTCCTTCGCGGCCCTTCTGGTCTCGGCGCCCTTGGGCGGGCTTGCGGCGCTTTGGTCGCTGGCCCTGCCGTTCTGGTTGTCCGCGGCCGCCTCGGGCCTTGCGCTGATCATAGCGGCACGCTTCGTCGATCCGCCGCGTCTGCGCCGCGATGCGCTGCATCCGCAATCCCAATGGGGCGCGATCCGGCAGGCCTTCCGCGATCCGGTGCTGGTCTGGATCTTCGTGCTCGCGGTCCTGATGTATGGCTACAGCCACCTGCCCTTCATTTTCGGCCAACCCTTTATTGAGACGGCCCTGGACAGGTTTGGCCTTTCAGAGGACGCCCCCCTGGTTAGCGGTCTGATCACCGCTCTGATGATGGCCGTCTCGCTGCTCGCCTCCCTGGCCGCCCCGCGCCTGCGCAAGGCCTTCGGTCTGGCGGCCGTTCTGCTCTTTGCCTTCGGGCTGCAAATCGCGCTCATCTCTACCTTGGCGCTGACGGGGTCATTACTTGCGATCCTTGCCCTCACGCTGCGCATGGTGCCGGACGCCTTTTCCCGGCCCTTCCTCCTCGCGCATATTCAGCCACGCCTCGAGGGCGAAGGCCGCGCGACCTACCTTTCGATCCAGAGCCTTGTCGGGCGGCTCGCTTTCGCGGCCTCGCTCTATCTGGCAGCGGGTGGGGCCTCCGGCGCCGATGCGATGCCTCATAACGAGATTGCGATGATCCTTGGCCTCTATGCCGCGATTGGCGGCGTGGCGCTGATTGTTCTCGCGCTGACCGCGCGGCGCGCAGGCATCTGA
- a CDS encoding class II 3-deoxy-7-phosphoheptulonate synthase, with translation MSDWQKTTWRQKPRVQMPDYTDQAALEAVEAQLAKYPPLVFAGEARSLKTQLGAAGRGEAFLLQGGDCAEAFDQFSADSIRDTFKVMLQMAMVLTYGAKVPVVKVGRMAGQFAKPRSAPTETVDGVELPSYRGDIINDLPFTAEARIPDPQKMLQAYTQAAATLNLLRAFSTGGYADVHQVHAWTLGFTDADEALKYREMASRISDTLDFMKAAGLESETNHNLKTVDFYTSHESLLLEYEEALCRLDSTSGKWLAGSGHMIWIGDRTRQPDGAHVEFARGVLNPIGLKCGPTTTAEDLKVLMQKLNPANEEGRLTLIARFGAGKVGENLPRLIQAVREEGANVTWVCDPMHGNTIKSQSGYKTRPFDAVLREVRDFFAVHKAEGTIPGGVHFEMTGQDVTECTGGVYAVSDENLSDRYHTACDPRLNASQSLELAFLVAEELTAYREAKAAVNG, from the coding sequence ATGAGCGATTGGCAGAAGACAACGTGGCGGCAGAAGCCCCGGGTGCAGATGCCGGATTATACGGATCAGGCTGCGCTGGAGGCCGTGGAGGCCCAGCTTGCAAAATATCCGCCGCTCGTTTTTGCGGGCGAGGCGCGCTCGCTCAAGACACAGCTTGGCGCCGCGGGCCGGGGTGAGGCGTTCCTGCTCCAGGGGGGCGATTGCGCCGAGGCCTTCGACCAGTTCTCCGCCGACAGCATCCGTGACACGTTCAAGGTCATGTTGCAGATGGCGATGGTGCTGACCTACGGCGCCAAGGTTCCGGTGGTGAAGGTGGGCCGGATGGCCGGTCAGTTCGCCAAGCCCCGCTCTGCGCCGACGGAGACGGTGGATGGTGTGGAACTGCCCTCCTACCGCGGCGACATCATCAACGATCTGCCCTTCACCGCCGAGGCGCGGATCCCCGATCCGCAGAAGATGCTGCAGGCCTACACACAGGCAGCGGCCACGCTGAATCTGCTGCGCGCCTTCTCGACGGGCGGTTATGCCGATGTGCACCAGGTCCATGCCTGGACGCTGGGCTTCACCGATGCCGACGAGGCTTTGAAGTACCGCGAAATGGCGAGCCGGATCTCCGACACGCTCGATTTCATGAAGGCGGCGGGCCTCGAAAGCGAAACGAACCACAACCTCAAGACCGTGGATTTCTACACCAGCCACGAATCGCTGCTGCTGGAATATGAGGAGGCCTTGTGCCGTCTCGATTCCACGTCCGGCAAGTGGCTCGCGGGGTCCGGTCACATGATCTGGATCGGCGACCGCACGCGGCAGCCTGACGGCGCGCATGTGGAATTCGCGCGCGGCGTGCTGAACCCGATCGGCCTGAAATGTGGCCCGACGACCACGGCGGAGGATCTGAAGGTCCTGATGCAGAAGCTGAACCCCGCCAACGAAGAGGGGCGGCTCACGCTCATCGCGCGCTTCGGTGCGGGCAAGGTCGGTGAAAACCTGCCGCGCCTGATCCAGGCGGTGCGCGAAGAGGGCGCGAACGTCACCTGGGTGTGCGACCCGATGCATGGCAACACGATCAAGAGCCAATCGGGCTACAAGACCCGACCCTTCGATGCGGTGCTGCGCGAAGTGCGGGACTTCTTCGCGGTGCACAAGGCCGAGGGCACGATCCCCGGCGGTGTGCATTTCGAGATGACCGGTCAAGACGTCACCGAATGCACCGGCGGTGTCTATGCGGTCTCGGACGAGAACCTGTCGGACCGCTATCACACGGCCTGCGATCCGCGCCTCAACGCGTCCCAATCTCTCGAACTCGCGTTCCTCGTAGCCGAGGAACTGACCGCGTACCGCGAGGCGAAGGCGGCAGTGAACGGCTGA
- a CDS encoding GlxA family transcriptional regulator translates to MQKERQSVDLHEAGAPSRFVFVLLDQFTLISFASAIEPLRLANRMAGREIYTWTMIGEGGGTVTCSAGTTFQLDGDLMPLRRDDTIVICGGVEVQAATTKPLLNWLRREARGGLRVGGLCTAAHVLARAGLMDGKRATIHWENQDSFLEEFDEVELTKAVFTLDGNRFTTAGGTASLDLMLKLIADQHDETLANAVADQMIYSAIRTDQDVQRLSVPTRIGVRHPKLAEVIHRMEAHIEEPISPATLARDVGMSTRQLERLFRRYLNRSPKRYYMELRLQKARNLLMQTDMSVINVALACGFTSPSHFSKCYRAHYETTPYRERGSHGKLRDV, encoded by the coding sequence ATGCAAAAAGAGCGTCAAAGCGTCGATTTGCACGAGGCAGGCGCGCCATCGCGCTTCGTGTTCGTGCTTCTCGATCAGTTCACCCTGATTTCCTTCGCCTCGGCGATCGAGCCCTTGCGCCTGGCTAACCGCATGGCGGGTCGCGAGATCTACACCTGGACGATGATCGGCGAAGGCGGGGGCACCGTCACCTGTTCGGCCGGCACGACCTTTCAGCTGGACGGCGATCTGATGCCGCTGCGGCGGGATGATACGATCGTGATCTGTGGCGGCGTCGAAGTTCAGGCCGCGACCACCAAGCCCCTGCTCAACTGGCTCAGGCGCGAGGCGCGCGGGGGGCTGCGCGTGGGCGGGCTCTGCACCGCGGCCCATGTTCTGGCGCGGGCGGGCCTGATGGACGGCAAACGCGCCACGATCCACTGGGAAAACCAGGACAGCTTCCTCGAGGAATTCGACGAGGTGGAGCTGACCAAGGCCGTCTTCACCCTCGATGGCAATCGCTTCACCACTGCGGGCGGCACCGCGTCGCTCGATCTGATGCTCAAGCTCATCGCCGATCAGCATGACGAGACGCTGGCCAACGCGGTGGCCGATCAGATGATCTATTCCGCCATCCGGACCGATCAGGACGTGCAGCGCCTTTCGGTGCCCACGCGGATCGGCGTGCGCCACCCAAAGCTCGCGGAGGTCATCCACCGCATGGAGGCGCATATCGAGGAGCCGATCAGTCCCGCGACTCTCGCGCGCGACGTGGGCATGTCCACGCGCCAGCTCGAGCGGCTGTTCCGCCGCTACCTCAACCGCTCGCCCAAGCGCTATTACATGGAATTGCGCCTGCAAAAAGCCCGCAACCTCTTGATGCAGACGGATATGAGCGTGATCAACGTGGCGCTGGCCTGCGGCTTCACCTCGCCTTCGCATTTCTCGAAATGCTACCGCGCGCATTACGAAACGACACCGTACCGAGAACGCGGCAGCCACGGGAAACTGCGCGACGTCTGA